One Mycolicibacterium pulveris genomic region harbors:
- a CDS encoding saccharopine dehydrogenase family protein produces the protein MSGAQREFDIVLYGATGFAGKLTAAYLATAGADARIALAGRSETKLLAVRDSLPAAAQSWPLITADASQPSSLNAMAARTQVVVTTVGPYIKYGLPLVAACAAAGTDYADLTGETMFIRQSIDLYHKQAADTGARIVHSCGFDSIPSDLTVFALYRRAQQDQQGQLTDTNLVVRTFAGGVSGGTVASMLEVMRTASADPEARRLMEDPYTLTEDRSAEPELGAQPDMRWRRGAEVAPELKGYWTAPFVMAMVNTRIVRRSNALLDYDYGRRFEYGEQMSVGRSIAAPVAAAVAAGGNAATMALGSRFFHRLPAKLVERVVPKPGTGPSERVRERGHYTVETYTTTTTGARYKATMSQQGDPGYKATSVLLGESGLALALDRDRLSDLRGVLTPAAAMGDALLARFPGAGVTLDTVRLA, from the coding sequence ATGAGCGGAGCACAGCGAGAGTTCGACATCGTTCTATACGGGGCAACCGGTTTCGCCGGCAAGCTGACCGCCGCGTACCTGGCCACGGCGGGAGCCGACGCCCGCATCGCGCTGGCAGGCAGATCCGAGACCAAGCTCCTCGCGGTGCGCGACTCGCTCCCCGCGGCGGCGCAATCCTGGCCGCTGATCACCGCCGACGCGTCGCAGCCGTCGTCGCTGAACGCGATGGCGGCCCGCACCCAGGTGGTGGTGACCACCGTCGGGCCCTACATCAAGTACGGGTTGCCGTTGGTGGCGGCGTGCGCGGCCGCGGGCACCGACTACGCCGACCTGACCGGTGAAACGATGTTCATCCGGCAGAGCATCGACCTCTACCACAAACAGGCCGCCGACACCGGTGCCCGGATCGTGCACTCATGTGGATTCGACTCCATCCCTTCAGATCTCACCGTGTTCGCGCTGTACCGCAGGGCGCAGCAGGACCAGCAGGGACAGCTCACCGACACCAACCTCGTGGTGCGCACGTTCGCCGGGGGCGTGTCCGGCGGCACGGTCGCCTCGATGCTGGAGGTGATGCGCACCGCGTCCGCTGACCCCGAGGCCAGGCGGTTGATGGAGGATCCGTACACGCTGACCGAGGACCGGTCCGCCGAACCGGAGTTGGGGGCACAACCCGACATGAGGTGGCGCCGCGGGGCCGAGGTCGCCCCGGAGCTGAAGGGATACTGGACGGCACCGTTCGTGATGGCCATGGTCAACACCCGAATCGTGCGGCGCAGCAACGCGTTACTGGACTACGACTACGGGCGGCGATTCGAATACGGCGAGCAGATGAGCGTGGGCCGCTCGATCGCCGCGCCCGTGGCCGCGGCCGTCGCCGCGGGTGGCAACGCGGCCACCATGGCACTCGGCAGCCGGTTCTTTCATCGGCTGCCCGCCAAGCTGGTCGAGCGCGTCGTCCCCAAACCCGGCACCGGACCCAGCGAGCGTGTCCGTGAGCGGGGGCACTACACGGTCGAGACCTACACCACCACGACGACGGGTGCGCGGTACAAGGCCACCATGTCCCAGCAGGGTGACCCGGGCTATAAGGCCACCTCGGTGCTGCTCGGCGAGAGCGGCCTGGCGCTCGCCCTCGACCGGGATCGGCTCTCGGACCTGCGCGGGGTGCTGACCCCGGCCGCCGCGATGGGCGATGCGTTGCTGGCCCGTTTTCCCGGTGCGGGGGTGACGCTGGACACCGTCCGGCTGGCGTGA
- a CDS encoding DUF937 domain-containing protein has product MAGLDELFNQIPTQEIAAKLGADENEVNNAVRTLVPVLVGGLQQNAQDAGAASNIESAATNHAASGLLDGGVSVEQVDEADGSKAVARIFGGNDTTQVASALAGGGAGNSELIQKLLPILAPIVLAYIGKQLSRGSAEPQAQQPGGGGLADVLGGILGGTGGGGGNNPLGSILGSVLGGNQGGALGDILGGLLGGKK; this is encoded by the coding sequence ATGGCCGGCCTCGACGAACTCTTCAATCAGATTCCCACCCAGGAGATCGCCGCCAAGTTGGGCGCCGACGAGAACGAGGTGAACAACGCCGTCCGCACCCTGGTGCCCGTCCTCGTCGGAGGATTGCAGCAGAACGCCCAAGACGCCGGGGCTGCGTCCAACATCGAGTCCGCGGCCACCAACCACGCGGCCAGCGGCCTGCTGGATGGCGGCGTCAGTGTCGAGCAGGTCGACGAGGCCGACGGCTCAAAGGCCGTCGCGCGGATCTTCGGCGGCAACGACACCACCCAGGTCGCGTCGGCCTTGGCGGGTGGCGGCGCAGGCAACAGTGAACTGATCCAGAAGCTGCTGCCGATTCTGGCTCCGATCGTGCTTGCCTATATCGGCAAGCAACTGTCGAGGGGGTCTGCCGAACCGCAGGCTCAGCAGCCCGGCGGCGGTGGGCTCGCCGACGTGCTGGGCGGGATCCTCGGCGGGACCGGCGGTGGTGGCGGAAACAACCCGCTGGGCAGCATCCTCGGCAGCGTGTTGGGCGGCAACCAGGGCGGCGCGCTCGGCGACATCCTCGGCGGGCTCTTGGGCGGCAAGAAGTAA
- a CDS encoding valine--tRNA ligase, with the protein MTSTPRRAADPGVEALPKSWDPGAVESDLYEGWVRAGYFTADVNSPKPAYSIVLPPPNVTGSLHMGHALDHTLMDALTRRKRMQGYEVLWLPGMDHAGIATQSVVEKQLAVDGKTKEDFGRELFVDKVWDWKRESGGTIQAQMRRIGDGVDWSRDRFTMDEGLSRAVRTIFKRLFDAGLIYRAERLVNWSPVLETAVSDLEVKYEDVDGELVSFRYGSLSDDEAHIVVATTRMETMLGDTAIAVHPDDERYRHLVGKKLPHPFLDREIVVVADEHVDPEFGTGAVKVTPAHDPNDFEIGMRHGLPMPTIMDTKARITDTGTQFDGMDRFEARVKVREALAAQGRIVEEKRPYSHSVGHSERSGEPIEPRLSLQWWVKVDDLAKAAGDAVRNGDTVIHPKSLEPRWFAWVDNMHDWCISRQLWWGHRIPIWHGPNGEMVCVGPDETPPEGWEQDPDVLDTWFSSALWPFSTMGWPDHTPELQKFYPTTVLVTGYDILFFWVARMMMFGTFVANDDAITDYGRRGPQVPFKNVFLHGLIRDEFGRKMSKSRGNGIDPLDWVEKYGADALRFTLARGASPGGDLSIGDDHARASRNFATKLFNATRFALMNGARPAELPDASELTDADRWILGRMELVRAEVDAAFDGYEFSRACEALYHFAWDEFCDWYVELAKVQLTEGIEHTTGVLAKVLDTLLKLLHPVMPFVTEVLWKTLTGEESLVVADWPEPSGFALDPDAARRVADMQKLITEVRRFRSDQGLNDRQKVPARLTDIDSADLAAQVPAVSALAWLTAADDGFTPTAAIEVRLSKGTVTVEVDTSASVDVAAERRRLEKDLAAAQKELANTTSKLGNEAFLAKAPAEVVEKIRGRQRVAEEEVERITARLASLK; encoded by the coding sequence GTGACCTCAACCCCTCGTCGCGCCGCCGATCCCGGCGTTGAAGCTTTACCCAAGTCGTGGGACCCGGGCGCGGTGGAGTCTGACCTGTACGAGGGTTGGGTCAGGGCCGGCTACTTCACCGCCGACGTGAACAGCCCCAAGCCCGCCTATTCGATCGTGCTGCCCCCGCCGAACGTGACCGGCAGCCTGCACATGGGCCACGCGCTCGACCACACGCTGATGGACGCGCTGACCCGGCGCAAGCGGATGCAGGGCTACGAGGTGCTGTGGCTGCCCGGCATGGACCACGCCGGGATCGCCACCCAGTCCGTGGTCGAGAAGCAGCTGGCCGTCGACGGCAAGACCAAAGAGGACTTCGGCCGTGAGCTGTTCGTCGACAAGGTGTGGGACTGGAAGCGCGAGTCCGGCGGCACCATCCAGGCCCAGATGCGGCGCATCGGCGACGGCGTGGACTGGAGCCGCGACCGGTTCACCATGGACGAGGGGCTGTCGCGGGCGGTCCGCACGATCTTCAAGCGGCTGTTCGACGCCGGCCTGATCTACCGCGCCGAACGGCTGGTCAACTGGTCACCGGTGCTGGAGACCGCCGTCTCCGATCTCGAGGTCAAATACGAGGACGTCGACGGCGAGTTGGTGTCGTTCCGCTACGGGTCGCTGTCCGACGACGAGGCGCACATCGTGGTGGCCACCACCCGGATGGAGACGATGCTCGGGGACACCGCGATCGCCGTGCACCCCGACGACGAGCGCTACCGCCATCTGGTCGGCAAGAAGTTGCCGCATCCGTTCCTCGACCGCGAAATCGTCGTCGTGGCCGACGAACACGTCGATCCGGAATTCGGTACCGGCGCGGTGAAGGTCACCCCCGCCCACGACCCCAACGACTTCGAGATCGGGATGCGCCACGGGCTGCCGATGCCGACCATCATGGACACCAAGGCCCGGATCACCGACACCGGAACGCAGTTCGACGGGATGGACCGGTTCGAGGCCCGGGTGAAGGTACGCGAGGCGCTGGCCGCCCAGGGCCGCATCGTCGAGGAGAAGCGGCCGTATTCGCACAGCGTCGGGCACTCCGAACGCAGCGGCGAACCGATCGAACCCCGGTTGTCACTGCAGTGGTGGGTCAAGGTCGACGACCTCGCCAAGGCTGCAGGTGACGCAGTGCGCAACGGCGACACCGTGATTCACCCCAAGAGCCTGGAACCACGCTGGTTCGCCTGGGTGGACAACATGCACGACTGGTGTATTTCGCGCCAACTGTGGTGGGGCCACCGCATCCCGATCTGGCACGGACCCAACGGTGAGATGGTGTGTGTGGGGCCGGACGAGACACCGCCCGAGGGCTGGGAACAAGACCCCGACGTGCTGGACACCTGGTTCTCGTCGGCGTTGTGGCCGTTCTCCACGATGGGCTGGCCCGACCACACGCCTGAACTCCAGAAGTTCTATCCCACAACGGTTCTGGTCACCGGTTACGACATCCTGTTCTTCTGGGTGGCCAGGATGATGATGTTCGGCACGTTCGTCGCCAACGACGACGCGATCACCGACTACGGCAGGCGTGGACCGCAGGTGCCGTTCAAGAACGTCTTCCTGCACGGGCTCATCCGCGACGAGTTCGGCCGCAAGATGAGCAAGTCGCGGGGCAACGGCATCGATCCGCTGGACTGGGTGGAGAAGTACGGCGCCGACGCGCTGCGCTTCACGCTGGCCCGCGGCGCCAGCCCCGGCGGCGACTTGTCCATCGGCGACGACCACGCGCGCGCGTCGCGCAACTTCGCCACCAAGCTCTTCAACGCCACCCGCTTCGCGCTGATGAACGGCGCCCGCCCCGCCGAGCTGCCGGACGCTTCCGAGCTGACCGACGCCGACCGCTGGATCCTGGGCCGGATGGAGCTGGTGCGCGCCGAAGTGGACGCGGCGTTCGACGGCTACGAGTTCAGCCGGGCCTGCGAAGCGCTCTACCACTTCGCGTGGGACGAGTTCTGCGACTGGTACGTCGAGCTGGCCAAAGTGCAACTGACAGAAGGTATCGAGCACACGACCGGGGTGCTGGCCAAGGTCCTGGACACGTTGCTCAAGCTGCTGCACCCGGTGATGCCGTTCGTCACCGAAGTGTTGTGGAAAACGCTCACCGGCGAGGAGTCACTGGTGGTGGCCGACTGGCCCGAACCCAGCGGCTTCGCGTTGGACCCCGATGCCGCCCGGCGGGTCGCCGATATGCAGAAGTTGATCACCGAGGTGCGCCGGTTCCGCAGCGACCAGGGCCTCAACGACCGGCAGAAGGTGCCCGCAAGGCTGACCGACATCGACTCCGCCGATCTGGCCGCGCAGGTGCCCGCCGTCAGCGCGTTGGCATGGCTGACCGCCGCCGATGACGGGTTCACCCCGACGGCCGCCATCGAGGTGCGGCTGTCGAAGGGCACCGTCACGGTCGAGGTGGACACCTCGGCAAGCGTCGACGTGGCCGCCGAGCGGCGTCGCCTGGAAAAGGACCTCGCCGCCGCGCAGAAGGAATTGGCAAACACCACAAGCAAACTCGGCAACGAAGCGTTTCTCGCCAAGGCCCCCGCCGAGGTGGTCGAGAAGATTCGCGGGCGCCAACGGGTGGCCGAAGAGGAAGTCGAGCGCATCACCGCGAGGCTGGCATCGCTGAAATGA
- the folC gene encoding bifunctional tetrahydrofolate synthase/dihydrofolate synthase: protein MTDPADPPRPDPDPTPDEVAALLQVEHLLDQRWPETKLEPSTARIAALMELLGSPQLNHPSIHIAGTNGKTSVARMVDALLTALHRRTGRTTSPHLQSAVERIAIDGKPVTPAQYVATYREIEPFVHLVDEQAAKTGGPALSKFEVVTAMAFAAFADAPVDVAVVEVGLGGRWDATNIINAPVAVVTPISVDHVDYLGSTVAEIAGEKAGIITKQDDDLVPTDTVAVIARQTPEAMEALLRQAVRADAAVAREDSEFAVLGRQVAVGGQLLELQGLGGVYSDIYLPLHGEHQAHNAVLALAAVEAFFGAGAQRQLDVGAIRAGFAAVTSPGRLERMRSAPTVFIDSAHNPAGASALAQALTEEFDFRTLVGVVSVMGDKDVDGILTALEAVLDQIVVTHNGSPRALDVEALALRAEERFGPERVVTAATLPDAIETATAIVEESAQDGESFGGAGIVITGSVVTAGAARTLFGKDPQ, encoded by the coding sequence ATGACCGATCCGGCGGATCCGCCGCGGCCGGACCCCGACCCGACCCCGGACGAGGTGGCGGCACTGCTTCAAGTCGAGCACCTACTCGACCAGCGTTGGCCCGAAACCAAACTCGAACCGAGCACCGCACGCATCGCGGCGTTGATGGAACTGCTCGGATCACCCCAGCTGAATCATCCGTCGATCCATATCGCGGGCACCAACGGCAAGACGTCGGTGGCGCGTATGGTCGACGCCCTGCTGACCGCGCTGCATCGGCGCACCGGGCGCACCACCAGCCCGCACCTGCAGTCGGCCGTGGAACGCATCGCGATCGACGGTAAACCCGTCACGCCGGCGCAGTACGTGGCGACCTACCGCGAGATCGAGCCGTTCGTGCACCTGGTCGACGAGCAGGCGGCGAAGACCGGCGGGCCCGCGCTGAGCAAGTTCGAGGTGGTCACGGCGATGGCGTTCGCCGCGTTCGCCGACGCACCGGTCGATGTGGCGGTCGTGGAGGTCGGGCTCGGCGGCCGCTGGGACGCCACCAACATCATCAACGCCCCGGTCGCCGTCGTCACCCCGATCTCGGTGGACCACGTCGACTACCTCGGCAGCACCGTCGCCGAAATCGCCGGGGAGAAGGCGGGAATCATCACCAAGCAAGACGACGACCTGGTCCCCACCGACACCGTGGCCGTCATCGCGCGCCAGACGCCCGAGGCGATGGAGGCGCTGCTGCGCCAAGCCGTGCGGGCCGACGCCGCCGTCGCACGCGAGGACTCCGAGTTCGCGGTGCTCGGCAGGCAGGTCGCGGTCGGCGGGCAACTTCTGGAACTGCAGGGCCTCGGCGGGGTGTACTCCGACATCTATCTGCCGCTGCACGGTGAACATCAAGCCCACAACGCGGTGCTCGCTCTCGCCGCCGTGGAGGCGTTCTTCGGCGCGGGCGCGCAGCGTCAACTCGACGTCGGCGCGATACGCGCCGGCTTCGCCGCGGTCACCAGCCCGGGTCGGCTGGAACGAATGCGCAGCGCGCCAACGGTGTTCATCGACTCCGCGCACAACCCGGCCGGGGCGTCGGCGCTGGCGCAGGCGCTCACCGAGGAATTCGACTTCCGCACCCTGGTCGGCGTCGTCTCGGTGATGGGGGACAAGGACGTCGACGGCATCCTCACCGCCCTCGAGGCGGTGCTCGACCAGATCGTGGTGACGCACAACGGTTCGCCGCGCGCGCTCGACGTCGAGGCGCTGGCGCTGCGCGCCGAGGAGCGGTTCGGTCCCGAACGCGTCGTCACCGCCGCCACCCTGCCCGATGCGATCGAGACCGCGACGGCGATCGTGGAGGAATCGGCCCAGGACGGCGAGTCGTTCGGCGGTGCGGGCATCGTGATCACCGGTTCGGTGGTGACGGCGGGCGCGGCGCGGACGCTGTTCGGAAAGGATCCCCAGTGA
- a CDS encoding DUF4233 domain-containing protein — protein sequence MAGTLILEAIVVLLALPVVARIGGGLTAASGGYLVGLAVLLVLLCGLQGRSWAIWLNLAVQLVFIAGVVVHVAIGLIGVVFLVVWLVIAYLRGEVLRRQKRGLLPGQQQPPD from the coding sequence ATGGCCGGCACGCTGATTCTGGAGGCCATCGTGGTGCTGCTGGCGTTGCCGGTGGTGGCGCGCATCGGCGGCGGGCTGACCGCGGCCAGCGGCGGCTACCTCGTCGGGCTCGCGGTGCTGCTGGTGTTGCTGTGCGGGTTGCAGGGCCGGTCGTGGGCGATCTGGCTGAACCTGGCCGTGCAGCTGGTGTTCATCGCGGGGGTCGTCGTCCATGTCGCGATCGGCCTGATCGGGGTCGTCTTCCTGGTGGTGTGGCTGGTGATCGCCTACCTGCGTGGCGAGGTGCTGCGCAGGCAGAAACGCGGGCTCTTGCCCGGGCAGCAGCAGCCGCCCGACTAG
- the ndk gene encoding nucleoside-diphosphate kinase, which translates to MTERTLVLIKPDGVKRGLIGEVLSRIERKGLAIVALQLKDVSDDLARRHYAEHEDKPFFDSLLEFITSGPVVTAIVEGPRAIAAFRQIAGGTDPVEKAAPGTIRGDLALVTQDNIVHGSDSPESAAREIALWFPGS; encoded by the coding sequence GTGACTGAGCGGACCCTGGTGTTGATCAAGCCCGACGGCGTCAAACGAGGCCTGATCGGAGAAGTCCTCAGCCGGATCGAGCGGAAGGGCCTGGCGATCGTGGCCCTGCAGCTCAAGGACGTCAGCGACGACCTGGCCCGTCGGCACTACGCCGAACACGAGGACAAACCGTTCTTCGATTCGCTGCTGGAGTTCATCACCTCGGGCCCCGTCGTGACGGCCATCGTCGAGGGCCCCCGGGCGATCGCGGCGTTCCGCCAGATCGCCGGCGGCACCGATCCGGTGGAGAAGGCCGCGCCCGGCACGATCCGCGGCGACCTGGCCCTGGTCACCCAGGACAACATCGTGCACGGCTCGGATTCCCCGGAGTCGGCGGCCCGCGAGATCGCGCTCTGGTTTCCCGGCAGCTGA
- a CDS encoding Rne/Rng family ribonuclease, protein MADNDHSQAPTEDLSEHAPPTEDSQPDKLSVDSLAQELGTTSERVLEALTELDGRARDPQSPVEEDEAQRVRDALAQPPGVAEQPAEQREPETDSGDSGDGAATPEPADYLPLFVAPQPVTVEYSSDDEDEDGDDGTDSDDDQFERPSGRRRRRGRRGRGRGRGEQSGDDDSDDTDSQGSDSDDDSDDSDDDSGDDDSTGTEGATRRRRRRRRRKSGSGDDTDTALSPDDPPNTVVHEREPRKTSKTSGSSGDGEIQGINGSTRLEAKRQRRRDGRDAGRRRPPILSEAEFLARRESVERMMVVRDKVRTEPPHEGSRYTQIAVLEDGVVVEHFVTSAASASLVGNIYLGIVQNVLPSMEAAFVDIGRGRNGVLYAGEVNWEAAGLGGANRKIEQALKPGDYVVVQVSKDPVGHKGARLTTQVSLAGRYLVYVPGASSTGISRKLPDTERQRLKEILREVVPPDAGVIIRTASEGVKEDDIRSDVERLQKRWTEIEAKAAEITEKKAGAAVALYEEPDVLVKVIRDLFNEDFTGLIVSGDEAWNTITEYVNAVAPELLPRMTKYEPPVSAEGEPGPDVFAVHRIDEQLLKAMDRKVWLPSGGTLVIDRTEAMTVIDVNTGKFTGSGGNLEQTVTRNNLEAAEEIVRQLRLRDIGGIVVIDFIDMVLESNRDLVLRRLTEALARDRTRHQVSEVTSLGLVQLTRKRLGTGLIEAFSTSCPHCAGRGIILHTDPIDSTSGNGRKSDGNRRGRRGKRGGKSDDVAVAKVPAHAAEHPMFKAMAASASRQEDEAEDDEKKPAEEVAEADTEGIREAVSSSADEDLEDDDSYEPDEDEDDEPDEDEIELDDDDDEDDLDDDIEVIDDDSDSDEDEDDDSDEDDDSDEDEDDEDAAVASVALTRPGGRHRRRAAARPAGPPSHSR, encoded by the coding sequence GTGGCCGACAATGACCATTCCCAAGCCCCGACTGAAGACCTTTCAGAACACGCACCGCCGACCGAGGACTCTCAGCCCGACAAGCTGAGCGTCGATTCGCTCGCGCAGGAGCTGGGCACCACCAGCGAGCGGGTGCTCGAGGCGTTGACCGAACTCGACGGCAGGGCCCGCGACCCGCAGTCTCCCGTCGAGGAGGACGAAGCCCAGCGGGTGCGCGATGCGCTCGCCCAACCGCCTGGCGTCGCCGAGCAGCCCGCCGAGCAGCGCGAGCCAGAGACCGATTCAGGTGATTCAGGTGACGGCGCCGCCACGCCCGAGCCCGCCGACTACCTTCCCCTGTTCGTCGCGCCCCAGCCTGTCACCGTCGAGTACAGCTCCGACGACGAGGACGAGGACGGCGACGACGGGACGGACTCCGACGACGACCAGTTCGAGCGGCCGTCGGGTCGGCGCAGGCGCCGTGGCCGCCGCGGGCGGGGCCGTGGTCGCGGCGAGCAGAGCGGTGACGACGACTCCGACGACACCGACAGCCAGGGCAGCGACTCCGACGACGACTCCGACGACTCCGACGATGACTCCGGTGACGACGACAGCACCGGCACCGAGGGCGCCACCCGGCGTCGTCGCCGCCGCCGTCGTCGCAAGTCCGGCTCCGGTGACGACACCGACACGGCCCTGTCGCCCGACGATCCACCCAACACCGTCGTGCACGAACGCGAGCCGCGGAAGACCAGCAAGACCTCGGGGTCCAGCGGTGACGGCGAAATCCAGGGCATCAACGGGTCGACCCGGCTGGAGGCCAAGCGGCAGCGCCGACGCGACGGCCGCGACGCAGGCAGGCGCAGGCCGCCGATCCTGAGCGAGGCCGAATTTTTGGCCCGCCGCGAATCCGTCGAACGGATGATGGTGGTGCGCGACAAGGTGCGCACCGAACCGCCGCACGAGGGCTCCCGGTACACCCAGATCGCCGTGCTCGAGGACGGCGTCGTCGTCGAACACTTCGTCACCTCGGCCGCGTCGGCCTCGCTGGTCGGCAACATCTACCTCGGCATCGTGCAGAACGTGCTGCCGTCGATGGAGGCCGCGTTCGTCGACATCGGCCGCGGCCGAAACGGCGTCCTCTACGCCGGTGAAGTGAACTGGGAGGCCGCGGGCCTCGGCGGCGCCAACCGCAAGATCGAGCAGGCACTCAAGCCGGGCGACTACGTCGTCGTGCAGGTCAGCAAGGATCCGGTGGGGCACAAGGGCGCCCGGCTGACCACCCAGGTGTCGCTGGCCGGGCGCTACCTGGTCTACGTGCCGGGCGCGTCGTCCACCGGGATCAGCCGCAAGCTGCCCGACACCGAACGGCAGCGGCTCAAGGAGATCCTGCGCGAGGTGGTGCCGCCGGATGCCGGCGTGATCATCCGCACCGCCTCGGAGGGCGTCAAGGAAGACGACATCCGCTCCGACGTCGAGCGGTTGCAGAAGCGCTGGACCGAGATCGAGGCCAAGGCCGCCGAGATCACCGAGAAGAAGGCCGGGGCGGCCGTCGCGCTCTACGAGGAGCCCGACGTGCTGGTCAAGGTCATCCGCGACCTGTTCAACGAGGACTTCACCGGGCTGATCGTCTCCGGCGACGAGGCGTGGAACACCATCACCGAGTACGTGAATGCTGTTGCGCCGGAGCTGCTTCCGCGGATGACGAAGTACGAGCCTCCGGTCTCCGCCGAGGGTGAGCCGGGACCGGACGTGTTCGCCGTCCACCGGATCGACGAACAGCTGCTCAAGGCGATGGACCGCAAGGTGTGGTTGCCGTCGGGCGGCACGCTGGTCATCGACCGCACCGAGGCGATGACCGTGATCGACGTCAACACCGGCAAGTTCACCGGCTCGGGCGGCAACCTCGAACAGACCGTCACCCGCAACAACCTCGAGGCCGCCGAGGAGATCGTGCGCCAGCTGCGGTTGCGCGACATCGGCGGCATCGTGGTCATCGACTTCATCGACATGGTGCTCGAGTCCAACCGCGACCTGGTGCTGCGGCGGCTGACCGAGGCGCTGGCCCGCGACCGCACCCGGCACCAGGTTTCCGAGGTCACCTCGCTGGGCCTGGTGCAGTTGACCCGGAAACGGCTGGGCACCGGGCTGATCGAGGCGTTCTCGACGTCGTGCCCGCACTGCGCCGGGCGGGGCATCATCCTGCACACCGATCCGATCGACTCGACGTCGGGGAACGGACGCAAGTCCGACGGCAACCGCCGGGGCAGGCGCGGTAAGCGGGGCGGCAAGTCCGACGACGTCGCGGTTGCCAAGGTGCCCGCTCATGCCGCCGAGCATCCGATGTTCAAGGCGATGGCCGCGTCGGCGTCCCGGCAGGAGGACGAGGCCGAGGACGACGAGAAGAAGCCCGCCGAGGAGGTCGCCGAGGCCGACACCGAAGGCATCCGGGAGGCGGTTTCCTCGTCGGCGGACGAAGACCTCGAAGACGACGACTCGTATGAGCCCGACGAGGACGAGGACGACGAGCCCGACGAGGACGAGATCGAGCTGGATGACGACGACGACGAGGACGACCTCGACGACGACATCGAGGTCATCGACGACGACTCCGACTCGGACGAGGATGAGGACGACGACTCGGACGAGGACGACGACTCAGACGAGGACGAGGACGACGAGGACGCTGCGGTGGCCTCCGTGGCGCTGACCCGGCCGGGCGGCCGACACCGTCGCCGCGCCGCCGCGCGACCTGCGGGCCCACCCAGCCACAGCCGCTGA
- the rplU gene encoding 50S ribosomal protein L21: protein MAAEKATYAIVKTGGKQYKVAVGDVVKVEKLDSEPGSKVSLPVALVVDGAKVTTDAKALEKVAVTGEVLEHRKGPKIRIHKFKNKTGYHKRQGHRQQLTVLKVTGIK, encoded by the coding sequence ATGGCAGCCGAGAAGGCCACGTACGCAATCGTCAAGACGGGCGGCAAGCAATATAAAGTCGCCGTCGGTGACGTGGTCAAGGTCGAGAAGCTCGACAGCGAACCCGGCTCCAAGGTGTCGCTGCCCGTGGCCCTCGTCGTCGACGGCGCGAAGGTCACCACCGACGCCAAGGCCCTGGAGAAGGTCGCCGTCACCGGCGAGGTGCTCGAGCACCGCAAGGGCCCCAAGATCCGCATCCACAAGTTCAAGAACAAGACCGGCTACCACAAGCGTCAGGGTCATCGTCAGCAGCTGACGGTCCTGAAGGTCACCGGCATCAAGTAA
- the rpmA gene encoding 50S ribosomal protein L27 — protein MAHKKGASSSRNGRDSAAQRLGVKRFGGQIVKAGEILVRQRGTHFHPGTNVGRGGDDTLFATAPGAVEFGTKRGRKTVSVVRPSAEA, from the coding sequence ATGGCACACAAGAAGGGCGCATCCAGCTCACGCAACGGTCGCGACTCCGCAGCACAGCGGCTCGGCGTCAAGCGATTCGGCGGCCAGATCGTCAAGGCCGGCGAGATCCTGGTCCGCCAGCGGGGTACTCACTTCCACCCCGGCACTAACGTCGGGCGCGGCGGCGACGACACGCTGTTCGCCACGGCTCCCGGTGCCGTCGAGTTCGGCACCAAGCGCGGCCGCAAGACCGTCAGCGTCGTGCGACCGTCCGCGGAGGCCTAA